The genome window AGGTGCTGGCCGACAGCATCCGCGAAGCCCCCTGCGTATGGATCGCCGAAGTGGATGGCCGGCCCGTGGCCTTCAGCATGGTTGACCTGGCAACCGGCGAGGTGTTCGCGATGTTCGTATTGCCGTCCCACGAAAACCTGGGGCTGGGGCGTCGACTGATGGCGGTGGCCGAAGCCGCGCTGTTTGAACACCATGACAGGTTGTTTCTGATCACGGATGGACGCGACGAAATCCGCGCCAACGGGTTTTACCAACGCCTGGGCTGGACGCTGACGGCGCAGGTCGAGGATGGCGACGTGCGGTATGAGAAGAGCAGGGCGCAGTGAGCCATGAGTCCACCCGAGCCGCCGTCCAACAACTTTCGCTACTTCGTGTTCGGAGTACTGTGCGCGGCGGTGTTGCTGGGCGGCTATTTTGTGCAACTCAATGCCCAGGTCGACCGCGAGCGGGATGCGACCAATGAGCGCTTGGCGCTGTGCCGACAGGTGGAAAGTGTGGCGCGCTCGGTGTTGCCCAATAGCCTCGATACACAAGATGCCTGCGAACAGTTGAGCGAGCGTATATCGAAAAGTGTAACGTCGCCTTAACTCAATAACCCTTTTTTATAAGTGGAAATAGCGCCAGTAGTTGCACCAAAAAGTGGCATTTAGATGTTTGGCTACCTTAAAAAATGTGTGGTTATTGAATGACTTACAGCGCTTTCAATCCGACGAAAGGATTAAAATAATCTTGTTACAGCTTTTTACAATCGTTACTATAGCCGGGCGTTCACCTCCCACGGTTTATGCATTTTTAAATCCCAAGTTTCCATCAGCTACTTGGGATTTTTTTTGCCCTGGATTTGACCTTCGCGTCAACCTTCACCGTCGGCGAACTCCGCGCGCATTCGTCCATTGCGTTTGGCCTGGTACAGCAATTTGTCGACCTCTTCGACGAACTCCAGCATCGGTGTATCAGGTTTTACGATACGTGTACCCACGCCCAGGCTCAGGGTCAGCAGGCTCGATACCGCCGAATAACCATGCTCGATCTGTTGCTGGCGGATCAGGTGCAGACAGCGTTGCGCCACCTGCCTGGCCGATTGCGCATCGGTTTCCGGCAGCAACCACACAAACTCCTCGCCGCCGATGCGCGCAATGAAATCCCGTGGCCGATTGGCCGCCTGGGACAAGGTGTGCGCCACCTGGCGCAGGCACTCATCGCCTTTGATATGGCCGTAGTGGTCGTTGTACTGCTTGAAAAAATCGATATCCAGAATGATCAACGACAGTGGCAACTGGCTGCGCTGGGCGCTGGCCCATTCCCGTTCCAGCACGGTGTCGAACATGCGGCGGTTGGCGATGCCGGTCAGGCCATCCTGATAGGAGTATTCCTCGAGTTGTTTCTGCAGGCGCACCAGGTGCTCTTCGGTCTTCTTGCGCTCGCTGATATCGAACATGAAACCGATCAGCGCCTCGACCTCGCCGTCCTTGCGCACCACGTGCACCACATCGCGGATCCACACGTAGTCGCCATTCACCGTCAGCGCCCGGTAATCCGCTTCGTGATCGACCCCGGCGCGGGACTGGGATACGCAGAAATTCACCACGTATTCACGGTCGTCCGGGTGCATGCGCTCGACCCAGTCGTCTACGGTGACCCAACTTTGTGGGGTCCATCCGAGCAACCCCTCGATCTGCGGGCCGATATAGCTGAAGGTCATGCTCTGCCAATCGATACGCCAGGGGATGGCCTTGGTCGACTCCAGCAAGGTTTTGTACACATCGCTGTCGGGCTGGCTCGGAGGGTCGATGCTCATGGGGCGGTTGCTCTGGATGATGGCGAAAAGCCAAGAGCGTCTTTCGATCGGGGCGCCGAGTCAAGCCTTCGCCGGCGCAGCAGACGAGAGGTCGCCAAACGGGTTTCTGGCGCCAGCGGGCCGGCGTTTCCACACGGAAATGAGGCATGGCTAACACTTTTGCACGAACCGCCCCATGCCCCGCAGAACCTCGTCTACTCTGGTTCCATCACAACGACCGGGTGAGGCCCAGGGGTGGGGACTTGTCATGATTTCAATCATTGAATTCAATCGCATCATGGCTTCGGGTTTCCTGCCGCTGGCGTGCGATTGCACCTTGAACAGCGACGGTTCGTTGCGCATCACTGTCTTCGAACCGGTGTCCGGCCGGGTCGACCTGCTGCTGACCGGGGTCTCCCCCGACGGTTTGGACAGCATCCGTTCCATCTCAAACCTGATTGGTGAGTTGCGTACCGAGATCAAGGCCGGGCGTCGCGGGTTTGCTGCGGTGGGTTAGCCGTTGACGGTGTGGGTGGGGGTGTCGAGCGCGCCGTAATAGCGCCAGCAGCAATGGCGATGTTCCGGCACGATCACGCAGCCGCTGAGGCTGACGATCAGCAGTGCGGCAACCAGCATGTAAAGTCGGCGGTACATGGTGTTTCCTCTTGGGTTGTTCAGCGTTAATCCTTCAACGCAGCCACCGGCATAAATCCGTCGCGAAGCTTTCAAACATTTCATCAAGCCCTGCCACCCCCTGCGCAATACTGCTGAAAAACCTGCGACGGATTTTCCTGCCCCCGCCGTTCAACCCATCAGCACCCGCACTTTCGCGTGTTGCATGAAGGAGTTGCCATGAGATCCCTGGCCAAATTGCGCTATGCCTTGCTTGCTCCGCT of Pseudomonas azotoformans contains these proteins:
- a CDS encoding DUF1652 domain-containing protein, whose protein sequence is MISIIEFNRIMASGFLPLACDCTLNSDGSLRITVFEPVSGRVDLLLTGVSPDGLDSIRSISNLIGELRTEIKAGRRGFAAVG
- a CDS encoding GNAT family N-acetyltransferase, with product MQTLIRAATQDDVDTLFTLRTSVVQNHLSVEQMAELGITPEVLADSIREAPCVWIAEVDGRPVAFSMVDLATGEVFAMFVLPSHENLGLGRRLMAVAEAALFEHHDRLFLITDGRDEIRANGFYQRLGWTLTAQVEDGDVRYEKSRAQ
- a CDS encoding GGDEF domain-containing protein, with the protein product MSIDPPSQPDSDVYKTLLESTKAIPWRIDWQSMTFSYIGPQIEGLLGWTPQSWVTVDDWVERMHPDDREYVVNFCVSQSRAGVDHEADYRALTVNGDYVWIRDVVHVVRKDGEVEALIGFMFDISERKKTEEHLVRLQKQLEEYSYQDGLTGIANRRMFDTVLEREWASAQRSQLPLSLIILDIDFFKQYNDHYGHIKGDECLRQVAHTLSQAANRPRDFIARIGGEEFVWLLPETDAQSARQVAQRCLHLIRQQQIEHGYSAVSSLLTLSLGVGTRIVKPDTPMLEFVEEVDKLLYQAKRNGRMRAEFADGEG